A window from Opitutia bacterium ISCC 52 encodes these proteins:
- the cdd gene encoding cytidine deaminase, with amino-acid sequence MSIDPEALLSAAASAATHAYSPYSKFCVGAAVETASGRVFTGCNVENASYGLTICAERVAIFNAISQGDSKVVAVAVSSGGAASPCGACRQVLSEFGPEMQVILGDRDGRFSEQLSLKELLPKAFGPDFKKE; translated from the coding sequence ATGTCTATTGACCCAGAAGCTCTATTAAGCGCGGCTGCTTCGGCCGCAACGCACGCCTATTCTCCTTATTCGAAATTCTGTGTTGGAGCTGCGGTTGAGACCGCATCCGGCAGAGTGTTTACTGGCTGCAATGTGGAAAATGCTTCTTATGGGCTCACGATTTGTGCGGAACGTGTGGCTATCTTCAATGCGATTTCTCAAGGTGATTCCAAGGTGGTTGCTGTTGCAGTAAGCTCTGGCGGAGCGGCGTCCCCATGTGGAGCTTGCAGGCAGGTTTTGAGTGAATTTGGCCCAGAAATGCAAGTGATCCTCGGAGACCGTGACGGCCGGTTCTCCGAGCAATTAAGCCTGAAAGAGCTACTGCCCAAGGCTTTTGGTCCAGATTTTAAAAAAGAATAA
- a CDS encoding BatD family protein, with the protein MRISIKALNTKQLAWFLLPAFAMSANSLLAQVNASAVVEPNPVVLGQSAQLKITIEGSQQSEPPTIESNEYMEFAYRGPNTQFMNVNGKTTVSITHVFQVKPQRVGKFRISPLTIFVDGKPYNTEQIDIEVVEQAEAGIDLKEVAWLEFDLPERNVYVGETISSELRMIMLNQATFPNKGLPQIEGDAFSITPIDTQPQITRSVKNGRYYDVYLWKIGITPVKAGTQTLKFKAAHVLRIPESRRSSRSDPFSAFNDPFFDSMFGRYNDTEILAESEPAEITIEGLPQEGRPASFNGAIGEFNVTATADVTDLSEGDPITLKIGIEGEGNFSQMGPPDFPENDQFKTYPPRVLDEQLDTQGYSGNKQFEYVVIPLSADINLVPQIPFSYFNPRTGMYSEMNTPVIPVSIKAAAQQSLPTPQTQTPQLSFRNPSQGQGDTFLPIKVSLGSTVTPPTLARVQNTLAAGVIAPLGILGLAFLIRRSRHSSQNDKERIRLKELDQKMAQHRKDLQKARNDNETHAFYQAGCRVLQVALARQLGCNPESITEKDIGALWVPALGDDTIKQSIQAFFAKVDVLRYSGNAAPVGALEKEELELESILRQLGKKK; encoded by the coding sequence ATGAGAATAAGCATAAAGGCCTTGAATACGAAGCAGCTGGCATGGTTCCTGTTGCCGGCCTTCGCTATGTCCGCAAATTCCTTGTTGGCTCAGGTCAACGCGAGTGCGGTCGTTGAGCCCAATCCTGTGGTCTTGGGACAATCGGCACAACTGAAGATTACCATTGAAGGCAGCCAACAGTCGGAGCCCCCAACCATTGAAAGTAACGAGTATATGGAATTCGCCTACCGCGGTCCCAATACGCAGTTTATGAATGTGAACGGGAAAACGACGGTGAGTATTACTCATGTCTTTCAGGTGAAGCCTCAAAGGGTAGGTAAGTTCCGTATTTCTCCACTAACCATCTTTGTCGATGGCAAGCCGTACAACACAGAGCAAATTGATATCGAAGTGGTCGAGCAGGCCGAGGCAGGTATTGATCTCAAAGAAGTTGCCTGGCTCGAATTTGATTTGCCAGAGCGCAATGTCTACGTGGGCGAAACCATTTCTTCTGAGTTGAGAATGATCATGCTCAATCAGGCAACTTTCCCCAACAAAGGGCTACCGCAAATCGAAGGCGACGCATTTAGTATAACGCCGATCGACACACAGCCACAGATTACCCGTTCGGTAAAAAATGGACGCTACTACGATGTCTACCTTTGGAAGATCGGCATCACTCCAGTCAAAGCCGGGACACAAACACTTAAGTTTAAAGCCGCACACGTGCTCCGAATCCCTGAGAGCCGACGCAGTTCGCGGTCAGATCCTTTCAGCGCATTTAACGATCCTTTCTTCGACAGCATGTTCGGACGTTACAATGACACAGAGATTCTGGCAGAAAGCGAGCCAGCCGAGATCACGATCGAAGGGCTACCGCAAGAAGGAAGGCCAGCCAGTTTCAATGGCGCCATAGGGGAATTCAACGTGACAGCCACCGCAGATGTCACTGACCTCTCAGAAGGAGATCCCATCACCTTGAAAATTGGAATCGAAGGGGAGGGTAACTTTTCCCAAATGGGTCCTCCAGACTTTCCCGAAAACGATCAATTCAAGACCTACCCGCCTCGCGTGCTCGATGAGCAACTCGACACACAAGGTTATTCCGGAAATAAGCAATTTGAATACGTGGTGATTCCGCTCTCAGCAGACATCAATCTGGTTCCGCAAATCCCATTCTCCTATTTCAATCCAAGAACGGGCATGTATTCGGAGATGAATACGCCGGTCATTCCAGTTTCCATTAAAGCTGCAGCCCAACAAAGCTTACCAACTCCGCAGACTCAAACGCCTCAACTGTCTTTCCGCAATCCGTCTCAAGGCCAAGGAGATACTTTCCTGCCCATCAAAGTATCCTTGGGCAGCACGGTAACCCCCCCCACTCTGGCCCGTGTGCAAAATACACTCGCCGCAGGAGTCATTGCTCCCCTTGGGATTCTCGGATTGGCGTTTCTTATAAGACGTAGCCGTCATTCCTCTCAAAATGACAAGGAACGTATTCGACTGAAAGAGCTGGATCAAAAAATGGCGCAGCACCGCAAGGATTTACAGAAAGCACGCAATGACAATGAGACTCACGCATTCTACCAAGCAGGCTGCCGAGTATTGCAAGTAGCCCTGGCACGCCAGTTAGGATGTAACCCAGAATCGATCACCGAAAAAGACATCGGTGCATTATGGGTTCCCGCACTAGGGGACGATACCATCAAGCAATCCATTCAAGCATTCTTTGCCAAGGTGGATGTATTGCGTTACTCAGGAAATGCGGCCCCGGTTGGAGCACTTGAAAAGGAGGAGTTAGAGCTGGAGTCAATTTTACGCCAGCTTGGTAAGAAGAAATGA
- the deoD gene encoding purine-nucleoside phosphorylase, which yields MPTPHIEAKSGDFADTVLMPGDPLRAKFIVDTFLDDAKEVNRVRNMFGYTGSYKGKPVSVMGSGMGIPSISIYAKELYEHYEVQNIIRVGSCGAVDRNVKVRDVIIGMGACTDSGVNRARFMGYDFAPIADYRLLKNAVTAAEALGIQPWVGNLFSADLFYTPIPELFDRMEALRVYGVEMEAAGLYGVAAEFGTSALAVCTVSDQIRTGEKTTAEERQTTFTDMMKLTLESLLLD from the coding sequence ATTCCCACTCCACATATCGAAGCGAAATCAGGTGACTTTGCTGACACCGTTCTAATGCCGGGCGATCCATTGCGCGCCAAGTTCATCGTTGATACTTTTCTCGACGACGCGAAGGAGGTGAATCGGGTGCGGAATATGTTTGGCTATACTGGCAGCTACAAAGGCAAGCCTGTGTCCGTGATGGGTAGTGGCATGGGGATTCCTTCCATCTCGATTTATGCGAAAGAACTCTATGAGCACTATGAGGTGCAAAACATCATCCGTGTCGGTAGTTGTGGCGCCGTGGATCGAAATGTTAAAGTGCGTGACGTTATCATTGGGATGGGGGCCTGTACCGATTCGGGGGTCAACCGTGCCCGTTTCATGGGCTACGATTTCGCACCCATTGCAGATTACCGCTTATTAAAAAATGCGGTGACTGCGGCGGAGGCTCTGGGAATTCAACCCTGGGTAGGAAATCTTTTTTCGGCTGATTTATTTTATACACCCATCCCTGAATTGTTCGATCGTATGGAAGCATTGCGTGTCTATGGTGTAGAGATGGAAGCTGCTGGACTGTATGGCGTGGCTGCTGAGTTTGGAACATCTGCTTTAGCTGTTTGCACCGTATCCGACCAAATTCGGACTGGTGAAAAGACCACCGCTGAGGAGCGCCAGACGACGTTTACCGATATGATGAAACTGACACTCGAGTCACTACTGCTCGATTGA
- a CDS encoding tetratricopeptide repeat protein — MIVRRFLVASFLSLTVHLAYGQTEDLQNLFSEGNAAFADERYEDAVEAYQKAFSSSEKSSLALLFNLGNAYYQLQDFPAALLAYERALTLEPGNPDVLANLQKIIDQSDLERPQYSIAQEFAYTLPVNTWLLLLMIGSGAIIVCGLLIWYAPKLSPIPTLGLYLAIPLMLMSITGALIWKQDFSRGLVLIPDTGLRVAPTESANSLNTLSNGTWVEVLETHEPYHYIRTPDKQEGWVKDAAIGKVWQ, encoded by the coding sequence ATGATCGTCCGTCGTTTTCTAGTAGCTAGCTTCCTTTCTTTGACGGTCCACTTGGCTTACGGCCAGACTGAGGATCTGCAAAACCTCTTCAGCGAAGGCAATGCAGCCTTTGCCGATGAACGATACGAGGATGCCGTGGAGGCCTACCAAAAAGCCTTTTCAAGTTCCGAAAAATCCAGCCTGGCATTACTTTTCAATCTGGGGAATGCCTACTACCAGTTGCAAGATTTCCCCGCAGCATTGCTCGCCTACGAACGTGCCCTGACTCTGGAACCCGGCAACCCGGATGTGCTGGCCAACTTGCAAAAGATCATTGATCAGTCCGACCTCGAACGCCCGCAATACTCGATCGCCCAAGAATTCGCCTACACCCTGCCAGTCAATACCTGGCTGCTGCTTTTGATGATCGGATCCGGAGCCATTATCGTCTGTGGTCTCCTCATCTGGTATGCACCGAAATTGTCTCCGATTCCGACTCTAGGTCTTTACCTGGCAATTCCGCTCATGCTCATGTCGATCACAGGGGCGTTGATATGGAAACAGGATTTCTCCCGTGGCCTCGTCCTGATTCCTGATACCGGCTTACGCGTCGCCCCCACCGAATCAGCCAACAGTTTAAACACCCTTTCCAACGGTACCTGGGTTGAAGTTCTCGAGACCCACGAACCCTACCACTACATCCGCACACCCGATAAGCAGGAAGGCTGGGTAAAGGATGCGGCCATTGGGAAAGTGTGGCAGTAA
- a CDS encoding carboxypeptidase M32, giving the protein MLNHPSIKNLLEKQEKQHHLASVLGLLGWDEQVNLPPDSAAQRAQQMATLSELHHELASDQAIESLLQDLEKDWDSLDPAEQAVVKHTRKDYDRATRLPTEYVTEKAKLDSEAYHAWVQARENNDFGAFAPFLKRQVEMAIRGAELLGHGDKPYDYQIDLFDPGMNAETIEGLFGKLKAELVPLAHTILDSPIKARTEKLRGFAIDKQETFLKEVNVTLGFDFKRGRFDVAVHPFCSGNAADTRLTTRFHEDVPLDSLFSSIHETGHGLYEQGLPLDQLHNALGQAVGMGIHESQSRLWENQVSRSREFWQFFEPKYRDTFPDQLADLSSDDLYLAVNAVTLCPIRVDSDEVTYNLHIILRFELEKKLLAGELEVDDLPAEWNRLSQEIIGLKPTSDKEGVLQDVHWSGGMFGYFPSYCLGNMIAAQLWYKVLEEIPDLSTDFAQGKFDRLLSWLRDRIHQHGKLYDTEDLVTRVTGNPIDPSFLIRYLKDRYVPLYT; this is encoded by the coding sequence ATGCTGAATCACCCTTCGATAAAGAACCTTCTGGAAAAGCAGGAAAAGCAACACCACCTGGCCAGCGTGCTAGGACTTCTAGGCTGGGATGAACAAGTTAATTTACCTCCCGATAGTGCTGCTCAACGTGCCCAACAAATGGCCACACTCAGTGAACTCCATCACGAGCTGGCATCCGACCAGGCAATAGAATCGCTTCTACAAGATTTGGAAAAGGATTGGGATTCTCTGGATCCCGCGGAACAAGCCGTCGTAAAGCATACGCGCAAAGACTACGACCGTGCTACCCGCTTGCCCACCGAGTACGTAACAGAAAAAGCGAAGCTCGATTCGGAGGCTTACCATGCCTGGGTCCAGGCGCGGGAGAACAACGACTTCGGTGCCTTTGCTCCATTTTTAAAACGCCAGGTAGAAATGGCCATCCGGGGAGCTGAGCTACTCGGACACGGCGACAAACCCTACGACTACCAAATTGATCTTTTCGATCCTGGCATGAACGCCGAGACCATCGAAGGTCTGTTTGGAAAGCTGAAGGCGGAGTTGGTTCCGCTGGCGCACACTATACTCGACTCCCCTATCAAAGCCCGAACCGAAAAGCTTCGCGGCTTCGCAATTGATAAGCAGGAAACCTTCCTCAAGGAGGTCAATGTAACCCTGGGTTTTGATTTCAAGCGCGGCCGCTTCGACGTAGCCGTACACCCATTCTGTTCCGGCAACGCAGCCGATACTCGGCTCACAACACGTTTCCATGAGGATGTGCCACTCGACTCTCTATTCAGCTCAATCCACGAAACAGGCCATGGCCTATACGAACAAGGCCTACCCCTCGATCAGTTGCACAACGCACTCGGGCAGGCTGTCGGCATGGGCATCCACGAATCACAAAGTAGACTTTGGGAAAACCAAGTTTCACGGAGCCGTGAGTTCTGGCAATTCTTTGAGCCCAAGTATCGGGACACCTTTCCGGATCAACTCGCTGATCTCAGCTCCGACGATCTCTACCTCGCAGTCAACGCAGTCACCCTCTGCCCTATCCGAGTTGATTCTGATGAAGTCACTTACAACCTGCACATCATCCTTCGGTTCGAGCTGGAAAAGAAACTCCTGGCCGGAGAACTTGAGGTGGACGATTTACCAGCTGAATGGAACCGCCTGAGTCAGGAGATTATCGGGCTGAAACCCACATCCGACAAGGAAGGCGTGCTTCAAGATGTCCACTGGTCCGGCGGTATGTTCGGCTACTTTCCAAGCTACTGCCTTGGCAACATGATCGCTGCTCAGCTCTGGTATAAAGTTCTCGAAGAAATCCCCGACCTCTCAACCGATTTCGCGCAAGGTAAATTTGATCGTCTGCTCAGTTGGCTCCGCGATCGCATCCACCAACATGGCAAGCTCTACGACACAGAGGACCTCGTCACCCGAGTGACCGGCAACCCCATCGACCCAAGTTTCCTCATACGGTATTTGAAAGATCGATACGTGCCTCTGTATACCTAA
- the deoA gene encoding thymidine phosphorylase, protein MTFLPQEIIRKKRDGQVLSKEEIQFFVAGIGDGSISEGQVAAFAMAVFFKGLTMEERIALTLAMRDSGDVLNWDDLRDQGPIIDKHSTGGVGDVVSLILGPLLAACGGYVPMISGRGLGHTGGTLDKLESIPGYNAFPDNDLFRQVVGESGVAIIGQTGNLAPADKRFYATRDVTATVESIDLITSSILSKKLAAGLDALVMDVKVGDGAFMPTYETSKELAQSISDVATGAGTPTTALLTDMNQCLASSAGNAVEVLEAIRFLKDEYRNPRLNAVTMALSAEVMVNSGLSGSRDEAVVVLENQMSSGRAAEVFGNMVRGLGGPKDFMERPEKYLPESAITRPVFPETSGIVTEMDTRAIGMLVVKLGGGRMRADDRIDHSVGISELAGIGAHVDEGWPLCMLHVNSEDAFATAEAEIRMYVSIGNEPTVETQEVYERITPSVAIS, encoded by the coding sequence ATGACCTTCCTTCCTCAAGAGATCATACGTAAGAAACGGGACGGCCAGGTCCTCAGTAAAGAGGAAATCCAATTCTTCGTAGCGGGAATTGGCGATGGAAGTATTTCAGAAGGGCAGGTAGCAGCCTTCGCCATGGCGGTTTTCTTTAAAGGACTTACGATGGAGGAGCGTATTGCTCTTACTTTGGCCATGCGGGATTCCGGGGATGTTCTGAACTGGGATGATTTGCGCGACCAGGGGCCGATCATCGATAAACATTCAACAGGTGGAGTAGGGGATGTGGTCTCCTTAATCTTGGGACCTTTGCTGGCTGCTTGCGGAGGATATGTACCCATGATTTCAGGACGCGGACTTGGACACACGGGAGGCACTCTGGATAAATTGGAATCTATTCCTGGTTACAATGCATTTCCGGATAACGATCTTTTTCGCCAAGTGGTAGGTGAATCAGGAGTCGCAATCATTGGGCAGACTGGAAATCTTGCACCCGCGGACAAACGCTTCTATGCAACGCGCGATGTAACGGCTACCGTCGAATCGATTGATCTGATTACCTCCTCCATCTTATCGAAGAAGCTGGCCGCGGGTTTGGACGCCTTGGTGATGGATGTAAAGGTGGGGGATGGAGCCTTCATGCCCACCTATGAAACTTCCAAAGAACTCGCTCAAAGCATCTCTGATGTGGCCACGGGTGCAGGTACCCCGACTACGGCGCTGCTCACTGATATGAATCAGTGCCTGGCCTCAAGTGCTGGAAACGCCGTTGAAGTTTTGGAGGCCATACGGTTTTTAAAAGACGAGTATAGAAACCCTCGTCTGAATGCCGTTACCATGGCCTTGTCTGCCGAAGTAATGGTAAACAGTGGGCTATCCGGTTCTCGCGATGAGGCAGTGGTGGTTCTGGAAAATCAAATGAGTAGTGGTCGGGCGGCTGAAGTGTTTGGGAATATGGTTCGTGGATTGGGAGGTCCAAAGGATTTTATGGAACGGCCAGAGAAGTATCTGCCCGAGTCCGCAATTACTCGACCTGTGTTCCCAGAAACTTCCGGGATCGTCACCGAGATGGACACGCGAGCTATAGGAATGCTGGTTGTTAAATTGGGGGGTGGTCGAATGCGTGCGGACGATCGGATTGATCACTCGGTTGGAATCAGTGAGTTGGCTGGTATTGGAGCACATGTCGATGAGGGTTGGCCCCTTTGCATGCTGCATGTGAATTCAGAGGATGCATTTGCGACTGCCGAAGCTGAAATTCGGATGTATGTGAGTATTGGTAATGAACCGACCGTAGAAACACAGGAGGTGTATGAACGCATAACCCCCAGCGTTGCTATCTCATGA
- a CDS encoding NupC/NupG family nucleoside CNT transporter translates to MNALISLLGMAVLLGIALLFSTNRKGINLRTVGIALGLQFCIGGIVLFVPAGKIALEKIAYGVQQVIDYSQAGLDFMLGGLVSDKMFELFGGLGFIFAFRVLPVIIFFSSLIAVLYHLKVMQLVIKLIGGSLQKLLGTSRAESMSAAANIFVGQTEAPLVIRPYIANMTKSELFAVMSGGLASIAGTVLAGYAGMGVELKYLIAGCFMAAPGGLLFAKILLPETDKPSDEILVAPKEDLPANVFDAAATGASSGLKLAANVGAMLLAFIGLIALLNGIVGGIAGIFGFEGLTLQQILGAIFAPLAWVIGVPWVEALQAGSFIGQKLILNEFVAYADFVQIQDTLLPRTRIVVTMALCGFANLSSIAILLGGIGGMAPSRRQEIASLGLKAVLAGSLSNLMSAAIAGVFISFC, encoded by the coding sequence ATGAATGCATTGATTAGCCTGCTTGGCATGGCGGTTTTACTTGGAATCGCACTTCTATTTTCTACCAACCGAAAAGGCATCAATCTTCGCACCGTAGGAATCGCCCTTGGACTCCAATTCTGTATAGGCGGGATCGTCCTTTTTGTTCCAGCCGGGAAAATTGCGTTGGAGAAGATTGCCTATGGGGTTCAGCAAGTGATTGATTACTCTCAGGCTGGTTTGGACTTCATGCTTGGTGGTTTGGTGAGTGACAAGATGTTCGAGCTGTTTGGCGGATTAGGTTTCATTTTCGCATTTCGCGTCCTCCCAGTCATCATCTTTTTCTCCTCATTGATTGCTGTGCTTTACCATCTTAAGGTGATGCAGCTGGTAATTAAATTGATTGGGGGCTCCCTGCAAAAACTACTGGGGACCAGTCGAGCTGAAAGTATGTCGGCTGCTGCAAATATCTTTGTTGGGCAAACGGAAGCACCCTTGGTGATTCGACCTTACATTGCGAACATGACGAAGTCTGAACTCTTCGCGGTGATGAGTGGTGGCTTGGCATCGATAGCTGGTACCGTTTTGGCCGGCTATGCCGGAATGGGGGTTGAGTTAAAGTATTTGATCGCTGGCTGCTTCATGGCCGCACCCGGGGGATTACTCTTCGCCAAGATTTTGCTCCCGGAGACCGATAAGCCAAGTGATGAAATTCTTGTAGCTCCGAAAGAGGATCTTCCTGCTAATGTGTTTGATGCGGCTGCGACTGGAGCCTCCAGTGGGTTAAAACTCGCTGCCAATGTGGGCGCCATGCTCTTAGCCTTTATCGGTCTAATTGCTCTGTTGAATGGGATCGTTGGAGGTATTGCTGGGATCTTTGGTTTCGAAGGGCTAACTCTGCAGCAGATCCTTGGAGCCATCTTTGCGCCCTTGGCCTGGGTGATCGGTGTTCCCTGGGTGGAAGCTCTACAGGCTGGAAGCTTTATCGGTCAGAAACTGATCCTAAATGAATTTGTGGCCTACGCAGATTTCGTACAAATACAGGACACCTTACTTCCACGTACCCGGATTGTGGTGACAATGGCTCTATGTGGGTTCGCCAATTTGTCATCGATTGCGATCTTGCTTGGTGGCATAGGTGGTATGGCTCCTTCTAGGAGACAGGAGATTGCCAGCTTAGGTTTGAAGGCCGTGCTTGCGGGATCCTTATCCAATCTAATGTCGGCCGCTATTGCCGGTGTATTTATTTCCTTTTGTTAA
- a CDS encoding phosphopentomutase, translating into MRRVVLIIMDSFGIGAASDADQFGGEGFNDVGSNTFGHMAEFFAQGKADNDQRSGPIRLPNLSALGLGHACQNSSGYFPEGLDEQDELRGGFAYAQEVSSGKDTPSGHWEIACAPVLFDWSYFPKVPNSFPAELLQAIEERTGVKGSLGNCHASGTDIIAQLGEEHVSSGVPIYYTSADSVFQIACHEESFGLDRLLDLCVQVREVLDETDLNIGRVIARPFVGNDSASYVRTGNRHDYAVEPPSETIFDRMIQAGGKVVGIGKIGDIYAHTGMSEEIRASGHEDLMARTLEVLDRKEDNSIIMTNFVDFDAVWGHRRDVAGYGMAVESFDQALPQLLDRIEDDDLLIISADHGNDPIWPGTEHTREHVPVLLFGNGIEPGMDFGKRETFADIGETVLKYLGLSSIGTGRSIL; encoded by the coding sequence ATGAGGCGGGTCGTTCTTATCATCATGGATTCCTTTGGGATCGGAGCTGCCTCCGATGCGGATCAATTTGGGGGTGAAGGGTTCAACGATGTTGGCTCTAATACTTTTGGTCATATGGCCGAATTTTTTGCCCAAGGAAAGGCGGATAATGATCAACGAAGTGGACCCATCCGATTGCCAAATCTCAGTGCGTTGGGACTGGGGCATGCTTGCCAGAATAGCTCCGGTTATTTTCCGGAAGGATTGGATGAACAGGATGAATTGCGTGGTGGCTTTGCCTATGCGCAAGAAGTGAGCTCAGGTAAGGATACTCCCAGTGGGCATTGGGAAATCGCATGTGCTCCGGTTTTGTTCGATTGGTCCTATTTCCCCAAAGTGCCCAATAGTTTTCCAGCCGAACTGCTTCAAGCGATTGAAGAGCGAACGGGCGTCAAAGGATCTTTGGGGAATTGCCATGCTTCCGGCACTGACATTATTGCTCAGCTTGGCGAGGAACATGTGTCGAGTGGAGTCCCCATTTATTACACCTCGGCCGACAGTGTGTTTCAAATCGCCTGTCATGAAGAGTCATTCGGTTTAGACCGACTACTGGATCTTTGCGTGCAAGTGCGAGAAGTCCTCGATGAAACGGACCTCAATATCGGACGCGTGATTGCGCGACCTTTTGTGGGAAACGATTCCGCTTCCTATGTGCGTACCGGCAACCGCCACGATTACGCTGTTGAGCCTCCGTCAGAAACGATTTTCGACCGTATGATACAAGCCGGAGGCAAGGTGGTCGGTATTGGAAAAATTGGAGACATATATGCCCATACTGGCATGAGCGAAGAGATACGCGCTTCAGGTCACGAGGACCTCATGGCCAGAACACTTGAGGTTTTGGATCGCAAAGAAGACAACTCTATCATCATGACCAATTTTGTCGATTTCGATGCTGTGTGGGGTCACCGCCGGGATGTTGCCGGTTATGGTATGGCAGTGGAATCTTTTGATCAGGCATTGCCCCAGCTTTTGGACCGGATTGAAGACGATGATCTTCTCATCATTTCCGCCGACCACGGTAACGATCCTATTTGGCCCGGTACCGAGCATACGCGCGAACATGTTCCAGTTTTACTTTTTGGAAATGGGATTGAGCCGGGAATGGACTTTGGCAAACGAGAGACCTTTGCGGACATCGGTGAGACGGTGTTAAAGTACCTGGGACTTTCTTCCATAGGAACGGGTAGGAGCATTTTATAA